The following proteins are co-located in the Larimichthys crocea isolate SSNF unplaced genomic scaffold, L_crocea_2.0 scaffold97, whole genome shotgun sequence genome:
- the LOC104930683 gene encoding 6-phosphofructo-2-kinase/fructose-2,6-bisphosphatase 2 isoform X1 gives MAARQQKPAAASDGSAPAAESKRTDIRANEKKCSWASYMTYSPTVIVMIGLPARGKTYMSKKLTRYLNWIGVPTKVFNLGVYRREAVQSYKSYDFFRHDNKEAMKIRKQCALVALEDVKAYLNEEGGQIAVFDATNTTRERRELILNFAKDNAYKVFFVESICDDPDVIATNILDVKVSSPDYPERDRESVMEDFLKRIECYKVTYQPLDPDEHDKNLSFIQVINVGRRFLVNRVQDYIQSKIVYYLMNIHVHSHSIYLCRHGESQHNEEARIGGDSELSKRGRQFAAALKVFVEEHRLSDLKVWTSQLRRTIQTAEELGVPYEQWKILNEIDAGVCEEMTYKLIEETYPEEFAMRDQDKYHYRYPGGESYQDLVQRLEPVIMELERQGNVLVICHQAVMRCLLAYFLDKSADDLPYLKCPLHTVLKLTPVAYGCKVDMFDLKVEAVNTHRDRPLNKVKADTVPPGFHRRNSFTPLSSQDQIKRPRLYSVDNSLHVRISHAPTLPSMLFSEASEGAELLQSEVSADTINGFTAADTQDCES, from the exons CTTGGGCCTCCTACATGACATATTCTCCAACCGTGATCGTGATGATCGGACTGCCTGCCAGGGGGAAAACCTACATGTCCAAGAAGCTGACACGCTACCTCAACTGGATTGGAGTGCCAACTAAGG TATTTAACCTTGGAGTGTACAGAAGAGAAGCAGTGCAGTCATACAAGTCCTATGACTTCTTCAGACATGACAATAAAGAAGCAATGAAAATTAGAAA ACAGTGTGCCTTGGTGGCACTGGAGGATGTCAAGGCCTATCTGAATGAGGAGGGAGGCCAGATCGCT GTTTTTGATgccaccaacaccaccagagAGAGGCGGGAACTCATCCTTAATTTTGCAAAGGATAATGCATACAAG GTGTTTTTTGTAGAATCAATATGTGACGATCCAGATGTCATCGCTACAAATATCCTG GATGTGAAGGTGTCCAGCCCAGATTACCCtgagagggacagagaaagTGTCATGGAGGATTTCCTGAAGAGAATAGAGTGTTATAAAGTGACGTACCAACCTTTAGATCCGGACGAACACGACAA GAACCTCTCCTTCATCCAGGTCATCAATGTCGGCCGTCGTTTCTTGGTCAACAGGGTGCAGGACTACATCCAAAGTAAAATCGTGTACTACCTCATGAACATCCACGTACACTCCCACTCCATCTACCTCTGCCGGCACGGAGAGAGCCAACACAATGAGGAGGCACGCATCGGAGGGGACTCTGAACTGtcaaagagagggagacag TTTGCAGCAGCACTGAAGGTTTTTGTGGAAGAGCATCGTCTGTCAGACCTGAAAGTTTGGACCAGCCAGCTGAGACGCACGATTCAGACAGCGGAGGAGCTGGGAGTTCCCTACGAGCAGTGGAAGATCCTTAATGAAATAGATGCT GGAGTGTGTGAAGAGATGACTTATAAGTTGATTGAGGAAACATACCCAGAGGAGTTTGCCATGAGGGACCAGGACAAGTACCATTACCGCTACCCTGGAGGAGAG tccTACCAGGACCTGGTTCAGCGGCTGGAGCCAGTTATCATGGAGCTGGAGCGACAGGGCAACGTGCTGGTCATCTGTCATCAGGCCGTCATGCGCTGCTTGCTAGCATATTTCCTGGACAAGAGCGCAG ATGATCTACCGTACTTAAAGTGTCCCCTGCACACTGTCCTAAAACTGACCCCTGTGGCTTATG GTTGCAAAGTTGACATGTTTGACTTGAAGGTGGAGGCTGTCAACACTCACAGGGACAGACCATTA AATAAAGTCAAAGCAGATACCGTGCCACCGGGTTTCCACCGTCGAAACAGCTTCACCCCTCTGTCAAGCCAAGACCAGATAAAACGACCTCGTCTTTACAGCGTGGATAACTCTCTGCATGTCCGCATTTCCCATGCACCCACTTTACCCAGTATGCTGTTCTCTGAGGCATCCGAGGGGGCAGAGCTGCTGCAAAGTGAGGTCAGTGCT GACACGATTAACGGTTTCACTGCTGCAGACACGCAGGACTGTGAGAGTTGA
- the LOC104930683 gene encoding 6-phosphofructo-2-kinase/fructose-2,6-bisphosphatase 2 isoform X2, protein MAARQQKPAAASDGSAPAAESKRTDIRANEKKCSWASYMTYSPTVIVMIGLPARGKTYMSKKLTRYLNWIGVPTKVFNLGVYRREAVQSYKSYDFFRHDNKEAMKIRKQCALVALEDVKAYLNEEGGQIAVFDATNTTRERRELILNFAKDNAYKVFFVESICDDPDVIATNILDVKVSSPDYPERDRESVMEDFLKRIECYKVTYQPLDPDEHDKNLSFIQVINVGRRFLVNRVQDYIQSKIVYYLMNIHVHSHSIYLCRHGESQHNEEARIGGDSELSKRGRQFAAALKVFVEEHRLSDLKVWTSQLRRTIQTAEELGVPYEQWKILNEIDAGVCEEMTYKLIEETYPEEFAMRDQDKYHYRYPGGESYQDLVQRLEPVIMELERQGNVLVICHQAVMRCLLAYFLDKSADDLPYLKCPLHTVLKLTPVAYGCKVDMFDLKVEAVNTHRDRPLNKVKADTVPPGFHRRNSFTPLSSQDQIKRPRLYSVDNSLHVRISHAPTLPSMLFSEASEGAELLQSEDTINGFTAADTQDCES, encoded by the exons CTTGGGCCTCCTACATGACATATTCTCCAACCGTGATCGTGATGATCGGACTGCCTGCCAGGGGGAAAACCTACATGTCCAAGAAGCTGACACGCTACCTCAACTGGATTGGAGTGCCAACTAAGG TATTTAACCTTGGAGTGTACAGAAGAGAAGCAGTGCAGTCATACAAGTCCTATGACTTCTTCAGACATGACAATAAAGAAGCAATGAAAATTAGAAA ACAGTGTGCCTTGGTGGCACTGGAGGATGTCAAGGCCTATCTGAATGAGGAGGGAGGCCAGATCGCT GTTTTTGATgccaccaacaccaccagagAGAGGCGGGAACTCATCCTTAATTTTGCAAAGGATAATGCATACAAG GTGTTTTTTGTAGAATCAATATGTGACGATCCAGATGTCATCGCTACAAATATCCTG GATGTGAAGGTGTCCAGCCCAGATTACCCtgagagggacagagaaagTGTCATGGAGGATTTCCTGAAGAGAATAGAGTGTTATAAAGTGACGTACCAACCTTTAGATCCGGACGAACACGACAA GAACCTCTCCTTCATCCAGGTCATCAATGTCGGCCGTCGTTTCTTGGTCAACAGGGTGCAGGACTACATCCAAAGTAAAATCGTGTACTACCTCATGAACATCCACGTACACTCCCACTCCATCTACCTCTGCCGGCACGGAGAGAGCCAACACAATGAGGAGGCACGCATCGGAGGGGACTCTGAACTGtcaaagagagggagacag TTTGCAGCAGCACTGAAGGTTTTTGTGGAAGAGCATCGTCTGTCAGACCTGAAAGTTTGGACCAGCCAGCTGAGACGCACGATTCAGACAGCGGAGGAGCTGGGAGTTCCCTACGAGCAGTGGAAGATCCTTAATGAAATAGATGCT GGAGTGTGTGAAGAGATGACTTATAAGTTGATTGAGGAAACATACCCAGAGGAGTTTGCCATGAGGGACCAGGACAAGTACCATTACCGCTACCCTGGAGGAGAG tccTACCAGGACCTGGTTCAGCGGCTGGAGCCAGTTATCATGGAGCTGGAGCGACAGGGCAACGTGCTGGTCATCTGTCATCAGGCCGTCATGCGCTGCTTGCTAGCATATTTCCTGGACAAGAGCGCAG ATGATCTACCGTACTTAAAGTGTCCCCTGCACACTGTCCTAAAACTGACCCCTGTGGCTTATG GTTGCAAAGTTGACATGTTTGACTTGAAGGTGGAGGCTGTCAACACTCACAGGGACAGACCATTA AATAAAGTCAAAGCAGATACCGTGCCACCGGGTTTCCACCGTCGAAACAGCTTCACCCCTCTGTCAAGCCAAGACCAGATAAAACGACCTCGTCTTTACAGCGTGGATAACTCTCTGCATGTCCGCATTTCCCATGCACCCACTTTACCCAGTATGCTGTTCTCTGAGGCATCCGAGGGGGCAGAGCTGCTGCAAAGTGAG GACACGATTAACGGTTTCACTGCTGCAGACACGCAGGACTGTGAGAGTTGA
- the LOC104930683 gene encoding 6-phosphofructo-2-kinase/fructose-2,6-bisphosphatase 2 isoform X3, giving the protein MEDFLKRIECYKVTYQPLDPDEHDKNLSFIQVINVGRRFLVNRVQDYIQSKIVYYLMNIHVHSHSIYLCRHGESQHNEEARIGGDSELSKRGRQFAAALKVFVEEHRLSDLKVWTSQLRRTIQTAEELGVPYEQWKILNEIDAGVCEEMTYKLIEETYPEEFAMRDQDKYHYRYPGGESYQDLVQRLEPVIMELERQGNVLVICHQAVMRCLLAYFLDKSADDLPYLKCPLHTVLKLTPVAYGCKVDMFDLKVEAVNTHRDRPLNKVKADTVPPGFHRRNSFTPLSSQDQIKRPRLYSVDNSLHVRISHAPTLPSMLFSEASEGAELLQSEVSADTINGFTAADTQDCES; this is encoded by the exons ATGGAGGATTTCCTGAAGAGAATAGAGTGTTATAAAGTGACGTACCAACCTTTAGATCCGGACGAACACGACAA GAACCTCTCCTTCATCCAGGTCATCAATGTCGGCCGTCGTTTCTTGGTCAACAGGGTGCAGGACTACATCCAAAGTAAAATCGTGTACTACCTCATGAACATCCACGTACACTCCCACTCCATCTACCTCTGCCGGCACGGAGAGAGCCAACACAATGAGGAGGCACGCATCGGAGGGGACTCTGAACTGtcaaagagagggagacag TTTGCAGCAGCACTGAAGGTTTTTGTGGAAGAGCATCGTCTGTCAGACCTGAAAGTTTGGACCAGCCAGCTGAGACGCACGATTCAGACAGCGGAGGAGCTGGGAGTTCCCTACGAGCAGTGGAAGATCCTTAATGAAATAGATGCT GGAGTGTGTGAAGAGATGACTTATAAGTTGATTGAGGAAACATACCCAGAGGAGTTTGCCATGAGGGACCAGGACAAGTACCATTACCGCTACCCTGGAGGAGAG tccTACCAGGACCTGGTTCAGCGGCTGGAGCCAGTTATCATGGAGCTGGAGCGACAGGGCAACGTGCTGGTCATCTGTCATCAGGCCGTCATGCGCTGCTTGCTAGCATATTTCCTGGACAAGAGCGCAG ATGATCTACCGTACTTAAAGTGTCCCCTGCACACTGTCCTAAAACTGACCCCTGTGGCTTATG GTTGCAAAGTTGACATGTTTGACTTGAAGGTGGAGGCTGTCAACACTCACAGGGACAGACCATTA AATAAAGTCAAAGCAGATACCGTGCCACCGGGTTTCCACCGTCGAAACAGCTTCACCCCTCTGTCAAGCCAAGACCAGATAAAACGACCTCGTCTTTACAGCGTGGATAACTCTCTGCATGTCCGCATTTCCCATGCACCCACTTTACCCAGTATGCTGTTCTCTGAGGCATCCGAGGGGGCAGAGCTGCTGCAAAGTGAGGTCAGTGCT GACACGATTAACGGTTTCACTGCTGCAGACACGCAGGACTGTGAGAGTTGA